One Spinacia oleracea cultivar Varoflay chromosome 4, BTI_SOV_V1, whole genome shotgun sequence DNA segment encodes these proteins:
- the LOC110805512 gene encoding BURP domain protein USPL1, translating into MGSLLQPSNFLLLFLLLCMMVIYFLTKGVEKGEDNFFLNHVHVHDDDQHMHAHTSSSSSSSSHMELSWNIFFHKDDLKLGKKIPLYFPIKNSSFTPHMISKQESNSIPFSSTQLNKILEFFSFPKDSPQAKAIQHTLTHCELPPLKGETKFCATSLESMLDNLRQIFGLGVNFEVLTTTPMKNLIPNLQNYTILEVPKEIIATKMVGCHPVPYPYAVYYCHGQVSDNKLFVVSLEGQDDGQRVEAVAICHMDTSQWDPHHVSFRVLGFEPGAAPVCHVFPRDNLVWVLSSPSSAT; encoded by the exons ATGGGCAGTCTTTTACAACCTTCCAActtcctcctcctcttcctTTTGCTG TGCATGATGGTAATCTATTTCTTAACAAAAGGAGTTGAAAAGGGTGAAGATAATTTTTTTCttaaccatgttcatgttcatgatGATGATCAACATATGCACGCCcatacatcatcatcatcatcatcatcatctcacATGGAACTATCATGGAACATCTTCTTTCACAAAGATGACCTTAAACTTGGTAAAAAAATCCCATTATATTTTCCCATAAAGAATTCATCTTTTACTCCTCATATGATTTCTAAACAAGAATCAAATTCAATCCCCTTTTCATCAACTCAACTTAACAAAATCCttgaatttttctcatttcctaAAGATTCACCTCAAGCCAAAGCCATACAACATACCCTTACACATTGTGAACTCCCTCCTTTAAAAGGGGAGACCAAGTTTTGTGCCACCTCTCTAGAGTCTATGCTTGATAATTTACGCCAAATCTTCGGATTAGGCGTAAATTTCGAGGTTTTAACCACTACTCCAATGAAAAATTTGATCCCTAATTTGCAAAATTATACCATATTGGAAGTTCCTAAGGAGATTATTGCTACTAAGATGGTTGGTTGTCACCCTGTGCCTTACCCTTATGCGGTGTACTATTGTCATGGGCAAGTGAGTGACAATAAGTTGTTTGTGGTCTCACTTGAGGGTCAGGATGATGGGCAGAGAGTTGAAGCTGTTGCAATTTGCCACATGGATACATCTCAGTGGGACCCACATCATGTCTCGTTTCGCGTGCTTGGGTTCGAGCCCGGGGCTGCTCCTGTGTGCCACGTGTTCCCTCGGGATAATCTAGTATGGGTTTTGTCATCCCCTAGTTCTGCTACTTAA
- the LOC110805505 gene encoding uncharacterized protein: MMLYIDLSIAHLCENNNINPAEEVNELCVETSDGTFKTLWSMNILPKWKLFLWKLLHNGIATKVNLGRRGIQLSVMCDLCGAAEEDIQHLFRFCVIAQQVWSSGTLGIHSELNETMSFKEWFLFYIRLFQRQDGKNSPRCTYFISTIWGLWLARNNRIFRNEATTVSVVFAFIKIGLDQHGILQPQVRPFVRHLHPPEGNITFPPGFFRVILAGVEDQGPISTIVIDGSWHKNTKNAGMGWFLENQHIPNDRILGGAQAGTSESALQTEVLACLLSLRWASQAGIGRVTILSDSHRLVELLHSDATMDIQLIWTLAEIRRTGKTFNWCCINKVDRDRVQDAHDLAKAASTYLLSFSNFPFSFSCL; this comes from the coding sequence ATGATGCTATATATCGATCTATCAATAGCACATCTGTgcgaaaataacaatattaaccCTGCTGAAGAGGTTAATGAACTTTGTGTTGAAACAAGTGACGGAACTTTCAAGACTCTGTGGTCAATGAACATTCTTCCTAAATGGAAATTGTTCTTGTGGAAGCTTCTTCACAATGGTATCGCTACAAAGGTTAATCTTGGGCGAAGAGGGATTCAACTTTCTGTGATGTGTGACCTTTGTGGTGCAGCGGAAGAGGATATTCAACATCTTTTTCGCTTTTGTGTTATTGCTCAACAAGTTTGGAGTAGTGGAACTTTAGGTATCCATTCAGAACTCAACGAAACCATGTCTTTCAAAGAATGGTTTCTGTTTTATATCCGACTATTCCAACGTCAGGATGGAAAGAATAGCCCAAGATGTACTTACTTCATTAGTACTATTTGGGGTTTGTGGCTAGCTAGGAACAACCGCATTTTTAGAAATGAGGCTACCACTGTTTCAGTTGTTTTTGCTTTCATTAAGATTGGCTTGGATCAACATGGAATACTACAACCACAGGTTAGGCCTTTTGTAAGGCATCTGCATCCACCAGAGGGGAATATTACTTTCCCACCGGGTTTCTTCAGGGTTATTTTAGCTGGAGTTGAAGATCAAGGTCCGATTTCCACAATTGTGATTGATGGTTCCTGGCACAAGAACACAAAAAATGCAGGTATGGGTTGGTTTCTTGAGAACCAACATATTCCGAATGATAGAATTTTAGGGGGAGCTCAAGCAGGAACATCAGAATCTGCTCTTCAGACAGAGGTTTTGGCTTGTCTTCTCAGTTTACGGTGGGCATCTCAAGCAGGGATTGGAAGAGTTACAATTCTTTCAGACTCTCATCGGTTGGTTGAATTGTTACATTCGGATGCTACTATGGACATTCAACTCATTTGGACGCTTGCTGAAATTCGGAGGACTGGCAAGACCTTTAACTGGTGTTGCATCAATAAGGTGGATCGAGACCGAGTTCAAGATGCGCATGATTTAGCGAAAGCGGCTTCAACCTATCTTTTGTCTTTTAGTAATTTTCCGTTTTCTTTTAGTTGTTTGTAG